DNA from Streptomyces rishiriensis:
GCAGGACCTCACCGTCGGCTTCGCCGCGCTGGCCCTGGTGATCGCCGTCGGACTCGGCGCGATGCACGCGGTCGCGCCGGGCCACGGCAAGACCATCATGGCCGCGACGGCCGCCGCGCGCGGCGGCCGGGCCCGGATGAAGGACGTCCTTCCCCTGGCCGCGTCCGTCACCGTCACGCACACCCTGGGCGTCGTCGCCCTCGGCCTCCTCGTCACCGCCGGATCGGCGGCGGCGCCCTCGGTGATCGCCTGGCTGGGGCTGGCGAGCGGCGCGCTGGTGCTCTTCGCGGGCGCGACCCTCGCCCGAAAGGCGTGGCGCGGCCGGGGCCCCGGCACCTCCCACGGGCACCCGCACCCCCACCCGCACGGCGGCCACCCGCGCGCCCACGAGCCCGCGGCGGCCCCCGACCGTCAACTCGCCCTCGTCGGCGCTTCCACTCCGCACACCCATGCCCATCACGACGCGGGGCACGAGGACGGGCACGACCACGGGCACCGTCACGACCACGGCCACGCCCACACGCACACCCACGGCGGCCACACGCACACCCATGCCGTCGCCCCCACGCTCCGCGGCACGCTGCTCCTCGGCTTCGCCGGCGGCATGGTCCCCAGCCCCTCCGCCGTGGTCGTGCTGGTCGGCGCGGCGGCGCTCGGCCAGGCCTGGTTCGGGCTGCTGCTCGTCGTCGCGTACGGCGTCGGACTCGCGCTGACCCTGACCGCCGCCGGGTTCGCCGTCGTCAGGCTGGGCGCGGGCGCCACGCGCCTGCTGGACCGGCAGCCGCGGTGGACGACGCACCCGGTCGTGACGCTGGTCCGCCGCAACCTGCCCCTGTGGTCCGCGTTCCTCGTCGTCGCCCTCGGCGCCGGACTGGTGCTCAAGGGGGCCGCATCCGTACTCGGCTGAGCTACGTTTGTGGGGTTGCGGAGGTTTTCGCCCGGACAAGAAGAGCGGAATGGGGGCGCGGTGTCCGAAGAACCGGGCAGTGAACGTCTGATCGCGGGCCGCTACCGCCTGCTGACCCCGCTGGGCGAGGGCGGCATGGGCACGGTGTGGCGGGCCCGTGACGAGGTGCTGCACCGCGAGGTCGCCGTCAAGGAGGTGCGTGCGCCGCACGGACTGGCGGCCTCGGACGTCGAGCGGATGTACGCGCGGCTGGAGCGCGAGGCCTGGGCCGCCGCCCGGGTCGCGAACCGGAACGTCGTGACGGTGTACGACGTGGCCACGCAGGACGGGCGGCCGTGGATCGTCATGGAGATCGTGCGCGGGATCTCCCTCGCCGAACTGCTGGACGCCGAGGGACCGCTGGAACCGGCGCGGGCCGCGCACATCGGCGCCGAGGTGCTGTCCGCGCTGCGGGCCGCGCACGAGGCCGGAGTGCTGCACCGGGACGTGAAGCCGGCGAACGTGCTGATGTCGAACGACGGCCGGGTCGTGCTCACCGACTTCGGTATCGCGACCGTCGAGGGCACCTCCGCGCTGACGATGACCGGCGAGGTCATCGGCTCCCCCGAGTTCCTCGCGCCGGAGCGGGCGCTGGGGCGCACGCCTGGGCCCGAGTCGGACCTGTGGTCGCTGGGCGTGCTGCTGTACGCGGCGGTGGAGGGCAACTCCCCCTTCCGCCACGACACTCCGCTGAGCACCCTGCGCGCGATCGTGGACGAGGAGCTGCCGCCGCCGCGCCGGGCGGGGCCGCTCGCGCCCGTGATCGAGGGCCTGCTGCGCAAG
Protein-coding regions in this window:
- a CDS encoding HoxN/HupN/NixA family nickel/cobalt transporter: MISRRLLASCAAVFTAGCALALVPSADASAHPLGNFTVNRYDGLVAAPGQLRVDHVEDLAEIPATQAKPDIERLGTTEWARQRCATAATGSRLTVDGRAVGLTAGAGRVVVRPGQAGLDTLRVECRLTAPLPAVSGQDTVSLTFHSEGASSGPGWREITARGDRMTLTESDVPTKSVSSQLTRYPAELLSSPADTSTASVRVRPGGAALVEAGRDAPAASVLPRGADRWTRALDSLVARQDLTVGFAALALVIAVGLGAMHAVAPGHGKTIMAATAAARGGRARMKDVLPLAASVTVTHTLGVVALGLLVTAGSAAAPSVIAWLGLASGALVLFAGATLARKAWRGRGPGTSHGHPHPHPHGGHPRAHEPAAAPDRQLALVGASTPHTHAHHDAGHEDGHDHGHRHDHGHAHTHTHGGHTHTHAVAPTLRGTLLLGFAGGMVPSPSAVVVLVGAAALGQAWFGLLLVVAYGVGLALTLTAAGFAVVRLGAGATRLLDRQPRWTTHPVVTLVRRNLPLWSAFLVVALGAGLVLKGAASVLG